A genomic region of Fibrobacter sp. contains the following coding sequences:
- a CDS encoding RluA family pseudouridine synthase, with the protein MFFESEVRPEQNGRLLLDSLSERFTYHSREEWSEKISRGLVTINGNPATLETLGHRGDKVIYHVENYSEPDVPTHYETLFEDEEFLLVAKPAGVPVHHTGRIFYNTFTAIIRRGFDCETATPMHRLDRDTGGIMLFAKSADTASRFQKHLDRILLRKFYLAVVPGEFPEGEVRCDLPLSENPSAPIRIKMYHTPGGKPCSTVFRRLAVLPGAVAKSASPETAAENSCRSLVECELLTGRKHQIRAHLAELGFPIVGDRLYSFDGKFYQKMSGGGSLSEEDFDLLGAHHQMLYAYKVQVQLPYWDEPRVFTDFHFPDEMAATLKPVDVTTAGSLPL; encoded by the coding sequence ATGTTCTTTGAAAGCGAAGTCCGGCCGGAACAGAACGGCCGGCTTTTGCTGGACAGTCTTTCGGAGCGGTTCACCTACCACAGTCGTGAAGAATGGTCCGAAAAAATTTCTCGCGGGCTGGTGACAATTAACGGCAATCCCGCGACGCTTGAAACGCTGGGCCACAGGGGCGACAAGGTAATCTACCATGTGGAAAACTACAGCGAACCCGACGTGCCCACCCATTACGAGACTCTTTTCGAAGACGAGGAATTTTTGCTGGTGGCAAAGCCTGCCGGAGTTCCTGTCCATCATACGGGTCGGATTTTCTACAACACCTTTACCGCCATTATCCGTCGGGGCTTTGACTGCGAGACGGCTACTCCCATGCACCGTCTGGATAGGGATACCGGCGGAATCATGCTGTTTGCCAAAAGTGCCGATACGGCGTCAAGGTTCCAGAAACATCTGGACCGGATTCTGCTCCGTAAGTTCTATCTGGCGGTAGTTCCTGGGGAATTTCCCGAAGGGGAAGTCCGTTGCGACTTGCCGCTTTCGGAAAATCCGTCGGCACCTATCCGTATCAAGATGTACCATACTCCGGGCGGAAAGCCTTGCTCTACGGTGTTCAGGAGGCTTGCCGTTTTGCCGGGTGCTGTGGCAAAATCAGCTTCGCCAGAAACTGCTGCCGAAAACTCCTGCCGTTCCCTGGTGGAATGTGAACTGTTGACCGGTCGCAAGCACCAGATTCGTGCCCACCTCGCAGAACTGGGGTTCCCCATCGTTGGAGACCGGCTGTACAGTTTCGATGGAAAATTCTACCAGAAGATGTCCGGCGGTGGTTCGCTATCCGAAGAGGACTTTGACCTTTTGGGGGCTCACCATCAGATGCTCTATGCCTACAAGGTGCAAGTGCAGCTGCCCTACTGGGATGAACCCAGGGTGTTTACGGATTTTCATTTTCCAGACGAAATGGCGGCGACCCTAAAGCCCGTGGACGTTACCACTGCAGGCTCCCTGCCGCTCTAG
- a CDS encoding DUF2914 domain-containing protein — protein sequence MVYGSDLLILLAYYVGAFILVILLSAKLDHPEGWTKERLAAVAKAQGVQAAPGPATSKEPQTKVEEVAEKLKSAAENKAQQIADKIGYESTAVPVNAIVVHHRFLDREWSPVWKARFTWAVQFLFGGLFSALVVCYFKSSGSLASFLLVIALACMLVGNEFLQKKYESFGVSLAFFCLLGTMFLNFIIPHVVHRIGFFWFLLSTLLSLGLCVWIWKISHRSKAVLVAPVFISSLLIVAYLMNWVPPVPLVLKQQIPCQNFDRKNFSCDVDAPGFLQKLGLQAPSVHKAPDGEVYFLAAVYAPAALKAELEYRWYYKDPSTGEYRLTDKISSGRMVINGGREQGFRSYSKKSKVPAGKYRVETAYKDGAVIGSLAFDVIDELRDSSGYVRDSLR from the coding sequence ATGGTCTATGGTTCCGACCTGCTGATTCTTTTGGCGTATTACGTTGGCGCTTTTATTCTAGTGATTTTGTTGTCGGCTAAGCTGGACCACCCGGAAGGTTGGACTAAGGAACGTCTTGCCGCTGTGGCGAAAGCTCAGGGGGTTCAGGCGGCTCCAGGGCCTGCCACCTCCAAGGAACCCCAGACCAAGGTCGAAGAAGTTGCGGAAAAACTTAAATCTGCTGCCGAAAACAAGGCTCAACAAATTGCCGACAAAATCGGCTACGAATCGACGGCAGTTCCCGTCAATGCTATCGTGGTGCATCATCGTTTTTTAGACAGGGAATGGAGTCCGGTATGGAAAGCCCGTTTTACCTGGGCAGTCCAGTTCCTGTTCGGTGGCCTGTTCAGTGCACTGGTGGTCTGTTATTTCAAGAGTAGCGGTTCCCTGGCGTCGTTCTTGCTGGTCATTGCCCTTGCGTGCATGCTGGTGGGCAATGAATTCTTGCAGAAAAAGTACGAAAGCTTTGGTGTGAGCCTTGCCTTTTTCTGCTTGTTGGGAACCATGTTCCTGAATTTTATCATTCCCCACGTTGTACATCGGATCGGTTTTTTTTGGTTCCTGCTCAGCACTCTTCTTTCCTTGGGGCTTTGCGTTTGGATCTGGAAAATTTCGCACCGGAGCAAGGCGGTTTTGGTTGCACCGGTCTTTATCAGTTCCCTGTTGATTGTAGCCTACTTGATGAACTGGGTGCCGCCGGTTCCTCTCGTGCTGAAACAGCAGATTCCCTGCCAGAATTTTGACCGCAAGAATTTCTCCTGCGACGTGGATGCTCCAGGATTTTTGCAGAAGCTCGGCCTGCAGGCACCTTCGGTACACAAGGCTCCCGATGGGGAGGTGTATTTCTTGGCCGCCGTCTATGCGCCGGCCGCCTTGAAGGCGGAGCTGGAGTACCGCTGGTATTACAAGGACCCCTCTACGGGGGAGTACCGCCTTACGGATAAGATTTCTTCTGGCCGTATGGTCATCAATGGCGGTCGTGAACAGGGATTCCGGAGCTATTCCAAGAAGAGCAAGGTCCCGGCAGGCAAGTACCGCGTAGAGACCGCCTACAAGGACGGTGCGGTGATTGGTTCACTGGCCTTCGACGTGATAGATGAACTTCGGGATTCTTCGGGCTACGTCAGGGATTCTCTCAGGTGA
- a CDS encoding nicotinate-nicotinamide nucleotide adenylyltransferase: MSSKTVAVMGGAFDPVHRDHVYVAELCLKKGFCDEVWFMPSPDRWDKIINASPEHRFKMLEMATGHEPRFILSDLEIEQGDYRGTYIFLKGLREKFPDINFRLLTGADSYETMPQWRDPLHFYGTEFNGEQLMKEFEIIVFARAGSPIIDPAEHKAKGYAGMFWLGPKEGFVGRFSSTEIRRSLLKNRGVCPEGLLPEIYRYILDNNLYGA; this comes from the coding sequence ATGTCTTCTAAGACCGTTGCCGTCATGGGCGGGGCATTTGACCCGGTCCATAGGGACCATGTTTATGTGGCGGAACTTTGCCTAAAGAAAGGCTTCTGCGACGAGGTCTGGTTTATGCCCAGCCCCGACCGCTGGGACAAGATTATCAATGCGTCTCCGGAACACCGTTTCAAGATGCTGGAAATGGCAACCGGCCATGAACCCCGCTTTATTCTTTCGGACTTGGAAATCGAGCAGGGGGATTACCGGGGAACCTATATTTTCTTAAAAGGCTTGCGAGAAAAGTTTCCCGACATCAATTTCCGTTTGCTGACCGGTGCCGATAGTTACGAGACCATGCCCCAGTGGCGAGACCCCTTGCATTTTTACGGTACGGAATTTAACGGTGAACAGTTGATGAAGGAATTCGAAATCATCGTGTTTGCCCGCGCTGGCTCTCCAATAATCGATCCTGCTGAACACAAGGCCAAGGGCTATGCCGGTATGTTCTGGCTTGGACCCAAGGAAGGTTTTGTGGGCCGCTTTTCCAGTACTGAAATCCGCCGGAGCCTGTTGAAGAACAGGGGCGTTTGCCCCGAAGGCTTGCTACCCGAAATTTACCGCTACATTCTGGACAACAATCTCTATGGGGCTTAA